Proteins found in one Oncorhynchus gorbuscha isolate QuinsamMale2020 ecotype Even-year linkage group LG15, OgorEven_v1.0, whole genome shotgun sequence genomic segment:
- the LOC123997090 gene encoding elongation factor 2-like: MVNFTVDQIRAIMDKKSNIRNMSVIAHVDHGKSTLTDSLVSKAGIIAGSRAGETRFTDTRKDEQERCITIKSTAISMYYELSENDMAFIKQCKDGVGFLINLIDSPGHVDFSSEVTAALRVTDGALVVVDCVSGVCVQTETVLRQAIAERIKPVLMMNKMDRALLELQLEPEDLFQTFQRIVENVNVIIATYGEDEGGPMGAIMIDPVIGTVGFGSGLHGWAFTLKQFAEMYVMKFAAKGDAQLGPAERCKKVEDMMKKLWGERFFDPATGKFSKSATGPDGKKLPRTFSQLVLDPIFKVFDAVMNFKKEETAKLIEKLDIKLDNEDKEKEGKPLLKAVMRRWLPAGEALLQMITIHLPSPVTAQKYRCELLYEGPGDDEAAMGIKNCDPKAPLMMYISKMVPTTDKGRFYAFGRVFSGCVSSGQKVRIMGPNFTPGKKEDLYLKPIQRTILMMGRYIEPIEDVPCGNIVGLVGVDQYLVKTGTITTFEQAHNMRVMKFSVSPVVRVAVEAKNPADLPKLVEGLKRLAKSDPMVQCIIEESGEHIIAGAGELHLEICLKDLEEDHACIPLKKSDPVVSYRETVSEESDQMCLSKSPNKHNRLYMKARPFPDGLAEDIEKGDVSARQELKIRARFLADKYEWDVSEARKIWCFGPDGTGPNLLMDVTKGVQYLNEIKDSVVAGFQWAVKEGALCEENMRAVRFDVHDVTLHTDAIHRGGGQIIPTARRVLYACQLTAQPRLMEPVYLVEIQCPEQVVGGIYGVLNRKRGHVFEESQVMGTPMFIVKAYLPVNESFGFTADLRSNTGGQAFPQCVFDHWQILQGDPQDSTTKISQIVADTRKRKGLKEGIPALDNYLDKL; encoded by the exons ATG GTGAACTTTACCGTAGACCAAATCCGTGCCATCATGGACAAGAAGTCCAACATCCGTAACATGTCTGTGATTGCGCACGTCGACCATGGTAAGTCCACCCTGACAGACTCGCTGGTGTCGAAGGCTGGTATCATCGCAGGTTCCCGCGCCGGAGAGACCCGCTTCACCGACACACGAAAAGACGAGCAGGAGCGCTGCATTACCATCAAGTCAAC CGCCATCTCAATGTACTACGAGCTCTCGGAGAACGACATGGCCTTCATCAAGCAGTGCAAAGATGGTGTTGGGTTTCTCATCAATCTGATTGACTCTCCGGGCCACGTTGACTTTTCCTCTGAGGTCACAGCCGCTCTCCGTGTCACTGACGGGGCCCTGGTTGTTGTGGACTGCGTGTCAG gtgtgtgtgtgcagaccgAGACTGTGCTCAGGCAGGCCATTGCAGAGCGTATCAAGCCTGTGCTGATGATGAATAAGATGGACCGGGCCCTGCTGGAGCTGCAGCTGGAGCCAGAGGATCTGTTCCAGACCTTCCAGCGCATCGTGGAGAATGTGAACGTCATCATCGCCACCTACGGAGAGGATGAGGGTGGTCCCATGGGCGCCATCATG ATTGACCCAGTCATTGGAACTGTTGGCTTTGGGTCCGGACTTCACGGATGGGCCTTCACCCTGAAGCAGTTTGCTGAGATGTACGTGATGAAGTTTGCTGCCAAGGGTGATGCCCAACTAGGACCAGCAGAGCGCTGCAAGAAGGTGGAGGACATGATGAAGAAGCTGTGGGGTGAAAG GTTTTTTGACCCTGCCACTGGCAAGTTCAGCAAGTCGGCCACCGGACCTGATGGAAAGAAGCTCCCGCGTACGTTTTCTCAGCTTGTGCTGGACCCCATCTTCAAG GTTTTCGATGCCGTCATGAACTTCAAGAAAGAGGAGACGGCCAAGCTGATTGAGAAGCTGGACATCAAGCTGGACAATGAGGAcaaggagaaggaggggaagcCCCTGCTGAAGGCTGTGATGCGTCGCTGGCTGCCAGCCGGAGAGGCCCTGCTCCAGATGATCACCATCCACCTGCCCTCCCCCGTCACCGCCCAGAAGTACCGCTGTGAGCTGCTTTATGAAGGACCTGGTGACGATGAAGCTGCCATGG GTATCAAGAACTGTGACCCCAAGGCTCCTTTGATGATGTACATCTCCAAGATGGTGCCCACCACCGACAAGGGTCGCTTCTACGCCTTTGGCCGTGTCTTCTCCGGCTGCGTGTCCTCTGGCCAGAAGGTGCGCATTATGGGACCAAACTTCACCCCTGGAAAGAAGGAGGACCTCTACCTCAAACCAATTCAGAG GACCATTCTGATGATGGGACGTTACATTGAACCTATCGAGGACGTGCCATGCGGGAACATTGTTGGGCTGGTTGGAGTGGACCAGTACCTGGTGAAGACCGGTACCATCACTACCTTTGAGCAGGCCCATAACATGAGGGTGATGAAGTTCAGCGTCAGCCCTGTGGTGAGAGTAGCTGTCGAGGCCAAGAACCCTGCTGATCTGCCCAAGCTGGTGGAGGGCCTGAAGCGTCTGGCCAAGTCTGACCCCATGGTGCAGTGTATCATCGAGGAGTCTGGAGAGCACATCATCGCTGGAGCTGGCGAGCTGCATCTGGAGATCTgcctgaaggatctggaggagGACCATGCCTGCATTCCACTGAAG AAATCAGACCCGGTGGTTTCCTACAGAGAGACTGTGTCAGAGGAGTCTGACCAGATGTGCCTATCCAAGTCCCCAAACAAACACAACCGTCTGTACATGAAGGCCCGTCCCTTCCCTGACGGCCTGGCTGAGGACATCGAGAAGGGCGACGTCAGCGCCAGACAAGAGCTGAAGATCCGTGCCCGTTTCCTGGCCGACAAGTACGAGTGGGATGTGTCTGAGGCCCGTAAGATCTGGTGCTTCGGCCCTGATGGTACCGGCCCCAACCTGCTGATGGACGTGACCAAGGGAGTCCAGTACCTGAATGAGATCAAGGACAGCGTGGTGGCCGGCTTCCAGTGGGCCGTTAAGGAG GGTGCCCTGTGTGAGGAGAACATGCGTGCTGTCCGCTTTGACGTCCATGACGTGACCCTCCACACAGATGCGATCCACCGTGGTGGTGGCCAGATCATTCCCACAGCCCGCCGAGTGCTGTATGCCTGCCAACTTACAGCCCAGCCAAGACTCATGGAGCCTGTCTACCTGGTGGAGATTCAG TGTCCTGAGCAGGTGGTAGGAGGCATCTACGGTGTGTTGAACCGGAAGCGCGGTCACGTGTTCGAGGAGTCCCAGGTCATGGGGACGCCCATGTTCATCGTCAAGGCTTACCTACCTGTCAACGAGTCTTTCG GTTTCACAGCTGACTTGCGTTCCAACACTGGTGGCCAAGCCTTCCCCCAGTGTGTGTTTGATCACTGGCAGATCCTCCAGGGAGATCCACAGGACTCTACCACCAAAATCTCTCAGATTGTGGCTGACACCCGTAAACGTAAGGGGCTCAAGGAGGGCATTCCTGCATTGGACAACTACCTGGACAAATTGTAA